A stretch of the Candidatus Zixiibacteriota bacterium genome encodes the following:
- a CDS encoding DoxX family protein, with product MRGRKSWNANGAGGNGQRNIRTDIGLLVLRIGVSAFMLFAHGADKLVNFSKYAAQFPDPLGLGSTVTLILAVFAEFFCSLAIGFGFLTRLAAIPPAITMLVAAFIIHSADPWAKQEFALLYFIVYLTILVAGPGYYSIDRLWFNKPNGK from the coding sequence TTGCGCGGACGGAAAAGTTGGAACGCAAACGGGGCGGGAGGAAACGGACAGCGGAATATTCGCACCGATATCGGCTTGCTGGTGCTCCGGATCGGTGTTTCCGCTTTTATGCTGTTTGCCCACGGCGCCGATAAACTCGTAAATTTCTCCAAATACGCCGCTCAATTCCCCGATCCGCTCGGACTTGGCTCAACCGTTACACTGATATTGGCGGTGTTCGCGGAGTTTTTCTGCTCCCTGGCCATCGGCTTCGGCTTTCTAACCCGACTGGCCGCAATCCCCCCGGCCATCACCATGCTCGTGGCGGCATTTATCATTCACAGCGCCGACCCCTGGGCAAAACAGGAATTCGCCCTGCTCTATTTTATTGTCTACCTGACAATTCTCGTCGCCGGCCCCGGATACTACTCAATCGACCGCCTCTGGTTTAACAAACCAAACGGCAAATAA
- a CDS encoding NAD-dependent epimerase/dehydratase family protein, whose translation MGIDLANQKILVTGASGSLAKQIIYELDGMGIKPIAHVRKSSDTSYIDSLNLEKRYADLREETEVEKLVEGVDLVIHTAAWVNFRQDRLTQFTGINTFGALNMFRAAQKASVKRFLHISTVAAVGAIRRKQNGNFLEGNNLVREETEFNLEHLRIPYIMTKHAAEQELCKAAQSGPTELVIVNPSIIIAPSDGGDDRGRARKMFGKLIMPELPIRLNLIDIRDAAPAVLAALERGRNQHRYIIAGDNITVRELVLAVSSIIGKVPHLVRIPRPAYDFAARFSVFFSKLLGRGKVAFYPDLVKMLDFDWAYSTKKAREELDFKCRSIHTTLDELLTNNFTGTYLKPAVTRDTR comes from the coding sequence ATGGGTATCGACCTCGCAAACCAAAAGATACTGGTAACAGGGGCTTCGGGTTCTCTGGCCAAACAGATCATATATGAGCTCGATGGCATGGGCATCAAGCCGATTGCCCATGTCCGCAAGTCATCGGACACCAGTTATATCGACTCGCTGAATCTGGAAAAGCGCTATGCCGATCTTCGGGAGGAGACGGAGGTCGAGAAGCTGGTTGAGGGTGTCGACCTCGTGATTCACACTGCGGCCTGGGTTAATTTCCGTCAGGATCGTCTCACTCAATTCACCGGCATCAACACCTTTGGCGCCCTTAATATGTTCAGGGCCGCTCAAAAGGCCTCGGTGAAGCGATTTTTGCATATCTCAACGGTGGCGGCGGTGGGGGCGATTCGTCGCAAGCAGAACGGCAATTTTCTCGAAGGTAACAACCTGGTGCGGGAGGAAACCGAATTCAATCTCGAGCATCTTCGCATTCCATACATTATGACGAAACACGCGGCCGAGCAGGAATTGTGTAAGGCCGCTCAATCGGGCCCCACCGAACTGGTGATCGTGAATCCGTCGATAATTATCGCTCCATCAGACGGTGGTGATGATCGAGGCAGGGCGCGCAAGATGTTCGGTAAGTTGATAATGCCGGAGCTTCCGATTCGGCTCAACCTGATTGATATTCGCGATGCCGCTCCGGCGGTTTTGGCGGCTCTGGAGCGTGGGCGCAATCAGCACAGGTATATCATTGCCGGAGACAACATTACGGTGAGGGAGCTGGTTTTGGCGGTATCATCGATAATCGGCAAAGTACCGCATCTGGTGCGGATACCTCGCCCGGCGTATGATTTTGCGGCGCGTTTTTCGGTTTTTTTCAGCAAGCTTCTGGGGCGGGGGAAAGTTGCTTTTTATCCCGATCTGGTCAAGATGCTTGATTTTGACTGGGCCTATTCCACCAAGAAAGCTCGCGAGGAACTCGATTTCAAGTGCCGTTCGATTCACACGACGCTCGATGAGCTTCTTACCAACAATTTTACCGGTACCTATTTGAAGCCTGCCGTAACCCGGGATACCCGGTAA
- a CDS encoding RNA-binding protein — protein MNIYIGNMSFDTTEDQLRQAFEAFGQVSSVNIITDKYSGEPRGFAFVGMSGKSEAVAAISGLNGQELNGRALNVNEAKPRPQSGNRPGGNGYRSLY, from the coding sequence ATGAACATCTACATCGGAAACATGTCGTTCGATACAACAGAAGACCAATTACGCCAGGCCTTCGAGGCTTTCGGCCAGGTCTCATCCGTAAACATCATCACGGACAAATACAGTGGCGAGCCCAGAGGGTTCGCGTTTGTGGGAATGTCCGGCAAGAGCGAAGCTGTCGCCGCCATCAGTGGATTGAACGGCCAGGAACTCAACGGACGCGCCCTGAACGTCAACGAGGCGAAACCTCGTCCGCAGAGCGGCAACAGACCCGGTGGCAACGGCTACCGCAGTTTATATTAA
- a CDS encoding NADH-quinone oxidoreductase subunit H has translation MILSAVHIALALVAAPLLPGVINRTKAILAGRRGQPLLQGYYDLLKLLRKGSVFSRTTTWIFRVGPALNLAVIAAGLLLVPFAGCKAVLAFDGDFILLAYMLGLGRFFTVIAALDTGSSFEGMGASREVTFSMLAEPILFVGLFALSRLSNTVSLSGILYSSGVTGWSIGAPVLVSGALFVLYLAENARIPVDDPATHLELTMIHEVMVLDHSGPDFAYISYGAALKLWLLGMLVVGVFSPNLEQASLWFREGYALVGMAILPVVVGIVESSMARLRLVRVPQLLVGAGALAMLAVILVMG, from the coding sequence ATGATACTTTCCGCCGTTCATATCGCACTCGCACTGGTGGCGGCGCCTCTGCTTCCGGGCGTGATTAACCGCACCAAGGCAATCCTCGCGGGGCGACGCGGCCAGCCGCTGCTTCAGGGGTACTACGACTTGCTGAAACTCCTTCGCAAGGGGAGTGTCTTCAGCCGTACGACGACCTGGATATTTCGTGTGGGACCGGCTCTCAATCTGGCTGTCATAGCCGCCGGTTTGCTTCTGGTACCATTTGCCGGTTGTAAGGCGGTGCTCGCATTTGACGGTGATTTCATCCTCCTGGCATACATGTTGGGACTGGGGCGGTTTTTTACCGTCATTGCGGCACTCGATACGGGATCGAGTTTCGAGGGTATGGGAGCCAGCCGTGAGGTCACTTTTTCGATGTTGGCGGAGCCGATACTCTTCGTGGGCCTGTTTGCTTTGTCGCGCCTAAGCAACACTGTTTCGCTAAGCGGGATTCTCTATTCGTCGGGCGTGACCGGCTGGAGTATTGGCGCTCCGGTTTTGGTGTCCGGTGCGCTGTTTGTGCTGTACCTGGCCGAAAATGCTCGTATTCCGGTCGACGATCCGGCGACCCACCTCGAATTGACAATGATTCACGAGGTAATGGTTCTTGATCATAGTGGGCCCGATTTTGCCTATATATCGTACGGAGCGGCCTTGAAGCTTTGGCTATTGGGCATGCTCGTTGTCGGGGTGTTCTCCCCGAATCTCGAGCAGGCGTCTTTGTGGTTTCGGGAGGGATATGCGCTCGTGGGAATGGCCATATTGCCAGTCGTTGTGGGCATTGTGGAATCATCAATGGCGCGACTTCGTTTGGTCAGAGTTCCGCAGCTACTCGTTGGGGCCGGTGCTCTTGCCATGCTGGCTGTCATACTGGTGATGGGGTAG
- a CDS encoding aminotransferase class V-fold PLP-dependent enzyme: MNDELKKKFADARCLFPHAGDVAYFNAASYGPFCTPVKEAIDANVKIRLEAKVDDSHEAFAVHDKLRQDYAGLIGADKREVGVALSTTYGLNIAAFGLPLKEGDEVLVSDVEFPAAVYTFKGAAQARGFKVRFVESTDRFFDIEKFRKAITPRTRALVLSFVQYFNGFKNDLDQIGAICKEHDIVFVVDGIQGMGAEVIDVRKSQIDIFSSGCQKWMLAPQGCGFFYLSDDIRDRLVHSNMSWLSADWNVEFTNLFRFDLPYFDSARRFEMGYYAVLNLLGMNASVEIFKSLGIDNIQQHNHELIDRLVNHMRANSFYSITSSMEGIHRSSIFTFKCPRLDELHAILGKRGIKVVKREGSIRVSVHLYNNEEDIDRLIAVLDEFAG; this comes from the coding sequence ATGAATGACGAGTTGAAAAAGAAATTCGCGGACGCGCGCTGTCTGTTTCCCCACGCCGGGGATGTCGCTTATTTTAACGCGGCATCGTACGGACCTTTCTGCACCCCCGTAAAGGAAGCTATTGACGCCAACGTGAAGATTCGGCTGGAGGCGAAGGTTGATGATTCGCATGAGGCGTTCGCGGTGCACGATAAACTCCGGCAGGATTATGCCGGTTTGATCGGGGCTGACAAGCGCGAGGTGGGTGTGGCGCTGAGTACGACCTACGGGCTGAATATCGCGGCTTTCGGTCTGCCGCTGAAGGAGGGGGATGAGGTGCTGGTAAGCGATGTTGAGTTTCCGGCGGCGGTTTATACGTTCAAGGGGGCCGCTCAGGCGCGAGGGTTCAAGGTGCGTTTTGTGGAGTCGACTGATCGCTTTTTTGATATAGAAAAATTCCGCAAAGCCATAACGCCTCGCACGCGGGCGCTGGTTCTTTCGTTCGTGCAGTATTTCAACGGTTTCAAAAATGATCTGGACCAGATTGGGGCGATTTGTAAAGAGCATGATATCGTGTTCGTGGTCGATGGCATTCAGGGGATGGGGGCGGAGGTGATCGACGTAAGGAAATCGCAAATCGATATTTTCTCTTCCGGATGTCAGAAGTGGATGTTGGCCCCTCAGGGGTGCGGGTTTTTCTACCTGTCCGATGACATTCGCGACAGGCTTGTTCACTCCAATATGAGCTGGTTAAGCGCGGACTGGAATGTGGAGTTTACCAACCTGTTCAGATTTGACCTTCCCTATTTCGATTCAGCCCGTCGATTCGAGATGGGTTACTACGCGGTTTTGAATCTTCTGGGGATGAACGCCTCGGTTGAAATCTTCAAGAGTCTGGGTATCGACAATATCCAACAGCACAATCATGAGCTTATTGACCGTCTGGTCAACCATATGCGGGCCAACTCGTTTTACTCAATAACATCGTCGATGGAAGGTATCCATCGATCCTCCATTTTCACTTTCAAATGTCCGCGTCTGGATGAGCTTCATGCTATTCTTGGCAAGAGGGGTATAAAGGTTGTCAAGAGGGAAGGCTCGATACGGGTATCGGTACATCTTTATAACAATGAGGAAGATATCGACCGGTTGATTGCGGTTCTGGATGAATTTGCCGGTTAG
- the amrB gene encoding AmmeMemoRadiSam system protein B, with the protein MSDQDSDIRKPAVAGLFYPSSPVELTKTIAGLYASVEKASVDGTPIGLVVPHAGYPYSGHTAAKAYKLLEGESYDTVVVVSPSHRVFFKGSSVFDGAGYQTPLGVIEIDRELSRRIANIHPSVYFSNMGHASGSTRGEHALEVQLPFLQVVLGKFKLVAIVMGDQEEDSINSLGETLAAALKGTNTLMVASTDLSHFHSQKVAQRLDSAVREAVEKFDPDELVETLEDGKGEACGGGIVAAVMKAARRIGGKRVQFLEYTTSGETTGDFNEVVGYLSAAILADNKPVVDKGVMGSSPARSKPEFALTDDDREHLLTIAREAIGAQLKGEKYEPPARENLEAQRGVFVTISLDGQLRGCIGLIKARQPIYEAVAEMAIAAAFEDPRFPQLTEDEYERLEYEISVLSALERVHDLENIEVGRDGLMIKLDLHSGLLLPQVATDYGWTRTEFLEQTCLKAGLPKNSYRDRHAEVYRFTADVF; encoded by the coding sequence TCTGGTGGTGCCGCACGCCGGGTACCCCTACTCCGGGCATACGGCGGCGAAAGCCTACAAGCTGCTCGAAGGGGAAAGCTATGATACGGTCGTGGTGGTGTCGCCATCGCACCGGGTCTTTTTCAAGGGGTCATCGGTGTTCGATGGCGCCGGGTATCAGACACCTCTGGGGGTGATAGAAATCGACCGTGAGTTGTCAAGGAGGATCGCCAATATTCATCCATCGGTTTATTTCTCCAACATGGGTCATGCCAGCGGTTCCACCCGCGGCGAACACGCGCTTGAGGTGCAGCTTCCGTTTCTTCAGGTGGTGCTGGGGAAATTCAAGCTGGTGGCTATCGTGATGGGAGATCAGGAGGAAGACTCGATAAATTCGCTCGGCGAGACACTGGCGGCGGCGCTCAAGGGGACGAATACATTGATGGTAGCCTCGACGGATTTATCTCATTTCCATTCGCAGAAAGTGGCGCAGCGGTTGGACTCGGCGGTGAGAGAGGCGGTGGAAAAGTTCGACCCGGATGAGCTGGTCGAGACGCTTGAGGATGGCAAAGGGGAAGCCTGCGGCGGTGGTATTGTGGCGGCGGTCATGAAGGCGGCGCGTCGTATTGGCGGCAAGCGCGTTCAATTTTTGGAATATACGACCTCGGGCGAAACCACCGGCGATTTCAATGAAGTGGTTGGCTATCTTTCGGCGGCAATACTTGCCGATAACAAGCCGGTCGTTGATAAGGGCGTGATGGGTTCGTCACCAGCCCGATCCAAGCCGGAGTTTGCGTTGACCGATGATGACCGGGAGCATTTGCTGACAATCGCTCGCGAGGCAATAGGGGCGCAGTTGAAAGGTGAGAAATACGAACCGCCTGCGAGGGAGAATCTTGAAGCGCAACGCGGGGTGTTCGTGACGATCAGTCTCGATGGTCAACTTCGCGGATGTATCGGCCTTATCAAGGCTCGTCAACCGATTTATGAGGCGGTGGCTGAGATGGCGATCGCGGCGGCTTTCGAGGATCCCCGGTTCCCGCAGCTTACCGAAGACGAGTATGAGCGTCTCGAGTATGAGATATCGGTGTTGTCGGCGCTGGAGCGGGTTCATGATCTGGAGAATATCGAGGTTGGGCGCGACGGTTTGATGATAAAGCTCGATTTGCACTCGGGGCTGCTTTTGCCGCAGGTGGCCACGGATTATGGATGGACCCGGACGGAATTTCTTGAGCAGACCTGTTTGAAAGCCGGGCTTCCGAAAAACAGCTATCGTGACAGGCACGCCGAAGTATATCGATTCACGGCCGATGTGTTTTAG
- a CDS encoding proton-conducting transporter membrane subunit: MSIKLILVAVGLILLSGGISLIARRNARVATAVGMSGIILASLVGLTAVAGIFPGGSSELLRWAWSIPGGSFAVGVDPLSAVFLFILFFVSIPVCLFGASYLRSYGSEQNPGTTWFFTGLLIASMAMTVIARNVVLFMVSWELMSVSSFFLVTFEKGNPTTKSVGLIYLVAAHIGAAFLLILFILLGRNGSLDFDQFSVAGNAGLLFILCLVGFGTKAGFVPLHVWLPEAHPAAPSHISALMSGVMIKMGIYGILRTLTFLGHPQPWWGWLLLGVGVTSGILGVLFALAQHDVKRLLAYHSVENIGIIGIGLGIGLLGMSYNAPMIVVLGFGGGIFHVVNHSLFKGLLFLGAGSVAHAAGTREIDRLGGLLKLMPWTAAMFLAGSVAICGLPPLNGFASEFLIYLAAFYGGTGTIAATAVAGLVGILGLAIIGGLAIACFTKVFSIMFLGELRSELDREIHEASTAMIMSMVILAGACFGIGFLAPFVVDALAPSIAVVAQMPPAVADELLSQATAPLRSVTMVAIVLAGVVLMFVLVRLMLLRKKPVQSAVTWDCGYAAPTARMQYTAASFVQPITTLFYRVLRTRRHLKTPEGPFPTTAAVETHTPDTFQEWLFRPILTGTERVLSVFRWLQHGNVHIYVMYILVILVALMFWKMR; this comes from the coding sequence ATGTCTATTAAGCTCATTCTCGTGGCAGTTGGTTTGATCCTCCTTTCGGGGGGCATCTCCTTGATAGCGCGTCGAAATGCCCGTGTGGCCACCGCTGTTGGTATGTCCGGAATAATACTTGCCTCTTTGGTCGGGTTGACTGCCGTGGCAGGTATTTTCCCAGGTGGTAGTTCGGAATTACTGCGGTGGGCCTGGAGTATTCCGGGTGGCAGTTTTGCCGTTGGTGTTGATCCATTGTCGGCGGTATTTCTTTTCATACTTTTCTTTGTTTCGATACCGGTGTGCCTGTTTGGCGCGAGCTACCTCCGGTCGTATGGATCTGAGCAGAATCCTGGTACGACATGGTTCTTTACCGGCCTTCTCATAGCCTCCATGGCGATGACTGTGATAGCGCGAAATGTGGTCCTGTTTATGGTATCCTGGGAGTTAATGTCGGTGAGTTCGTTCTTCTTGGTCACTTTCGAGAAAGGGAATCCGACAACAAAGTCCGTTGGTTTGATCTATCTTGTTGCGGCGCACATCGGAGCTGCGTTTCTGTTAATTCTCTTCATACTGCTCGGGCGGAACGGATCACTGGATTTCGACCAGTTCTCCGTAGCCGGCAACGCCGGCTTGCTTTTCATTCTCTGTCTGGTCGGCTTCGGCACGAAGGCTGGATTCGTACCTTTGCACGTTTGGCTTCCGGAGGCCCATCCCGCGGCTCCGAGTCACATTTCTGCTCTTATGTCGGGGGTCATGATCAAGATGGGGATATACGGCATCCTTCGAACGCTCACATTTCTCGGCCACCCTCAGCCGTGGTGGGGTTGGTTGTTACTTGGTGTCGGTGTAACGTCCGGCATTCTGGGAGTGTTATTCGCACTTGCCCAGCATGATGTAAAGCGACTTCTGGCTTATCACAGCGTTGAAAATATCGGTATAATCGGCATTGGTCTTGGAATCGGGCTGTTGGGCATGAGCTACAACGCGCCGATGATTGTCGTGCTCGGTTTTGGGGGAGGAATCTTTCATGTTGTTAACCACTCCCTTTTCAAGGGGCTGCTTTTTCTTGGCGCGGGTTCGGTCGCCCATGCGGCCGGGACTCGTGAGATTGACCGACTCGGTGGACTTCTGAAGCTGATGCCCTGGACCGCAGCTATGTTTCTCGCAGGCTCAGTGGCGATCTGTGGACTTCCGCCGCTCAATGGATTTGCCAGTGAGTTTCTAATCTACCTCGCCGCTTTTTATGGCGGCACCGGGACCATTGCCGCAACTGCGGTGGCAGGCTTGGTTGGCATCCTCGGCCTGGCCATAATCGGTGGGTTGGCCATTGCCTGTTTCACGAAAGTCTTCAGTATCATGTTTCTTGGAGAACTCCGATCCGAGCTGGACCGTGAGATTCATGAAGCGAGCACCGCGATGATTATGTCCATGGTCATCCTTGCGGGCGCGTGCTTTGGAATTGGTTTTCTTGCACCATTTGTCGTCGATGCGCTCGCTCCGTCGATAGCCGTTGTCGCGCAAATGCCGCCGGCGGTCGCTGACGAATTGCTTAGTCAGGCAACCGCCCCTTTGAGATCGGTGACGATGGTCGCGATCGTCCTTGCCGGTGTCGTTTTGATGTTCGTGCTTGTGCGGCTGATGCTCTTAAGGAAGAAACCCGTCCAGAGCGCGGTCACATGGGACTGTGGCTACGCCGCTCCCACAGCTCGCATGCAGTACACGGCCGCTTCGTTTGTGCAGCCCATTACCACCCTGTTCTATCGGGTACTGCGCACGCGGCGGCACCTCAAAACGCCGGAGGGACCCTTCCCAACGACCGCGGCAGTTGAGACTCATACGCCGGACACTTTTCAGGAATGGCTTTTTCGTCCCATACTGACCGGCACCGAGCGAGTGCTGAGTGTTTTCCGTTGGCTTCAGCATGGCAATGTCCACATCTATGTAATGTATATTCTCGTCATACTGGTTGCTCTGATGTTTTGGAAGATGCGATGA
- a CDS encoding nitronate monooxygenase family protein, producing the protein MPNTRLKPLVIGDKVAPLPIVQGGMGVGISLSGLASAAANEGGVGVIAAAGIGMFEPDFYTDYLEANRRALRREIRRAKSLTKGVLGVNIMCAFSNYSDFVRVAVEEGIDLIFSGAGLPMNLPSLVDSSSTTKLIPIVSSGRATELLCQRWLKRFDYLPDAIVVEGTKAGGHLGFKLEQIDDNAFALENLVTDVLEVTQHYSNRYGKPIPVIAAGGIYTGRDIRKFLELGADAVQMGTRFVATEECDADDAFKQAYIDAGQDDIVIIESPVGMPGRAIRNKFLNDVNGGLKKPYSCPYHCILSCDFKATPYCIANALMNAKRGRLHHGFAFAGSNVFLVKEIVSVKKLMATLVSEYEDALKDEALSCASPPME; encoded by the coding sequence ATGCCAAACACACGGCTTAAGCCATTAGTCATCGGTGACAAAGTAGCTCCGCTACCAATTGTCCAGGGTGGGATGGGGGTCGGCATATCGCTTTCAGGGCTTGCCTCCGCTGCAGCAAACGAGGGTGGCGTCGGCGTCATTGCTGCCGCCGGTATCGGTATGTTTGAGCCGGACTTCTATACCGATTATCTCGAGGCCAACCGACGCGCTCTGCGCCGCGAGATAAGGCGAGCAAAATCACTTACCAAAGGCGTTCTCGGGGTAAACATCATGTGCGCCTTTTCCAATTATAGCGATTTTGTGCGAGTCGCGGTTGAGGAAGGGATTGATTTGATTTTCTCGGGCGCCGGCCTGCCTATGAACCTGCCGAGTCTGGTCGACTCGAGTTCAACGACCAAGCTGATACCCATTGTGTCATCGGGTCGGGCCACGGAACTTCTCTGCCAGAGGTGGCTCAAACGCTTCGACTACCTGCCCGATGCGATTGTAGTGGAAGGGACCAAGGCTGGCGGACACCTTGGATTCAAACTGGAGCAGATAGACGACAACGCTTTCGCTCTGGAAAACCTGGTGACAGACGTCCTTGAAGTAACTCAACACTACTCGAATCGATATGGCAAGCCCATACCGGTCATAGCGGCGGGTGGCATCTATACCGGAAGAGATATACGCAAGTTTTTAGAGCTGGGTGCCGATGCGGTTCAGATGGGCACGCGGTTCGTCGCCACTGAAGAGTGCGATGCTGACGACGCGTTCAAACAAGCCTACATCGACGCGGGTCAAGATGATATTGTTATCATCGAAAGTCCCGTTGGGATGCCGGGTCGGGCAATCAGAAACAAGTTCCTCAATGACGTCAATGGCGGACTGAAAAAACCATACAGTTGTCCTTATCACTGCATTCTAAGCTGTGATTTCAAGGCTACTCCTTATTGTATCGCCAATGCCCTGATGAATGCTAAAAGGGGTCGATTACATCATGGATTCGCTTTTGCAGGCTCCAACGTTTTTCTGGTCAAGGAAATTGTCTCCGTCAAAAAGCTCATGGCAACTCTGGTATCCGAATACGAAGACGCCCTGAAGGATGAAGCGCTGTCTTGCGCGAGTCCCCCTATGGAGTAG
- a CDS encoding SDR family NAD(P)-dependent oxidoreductase — translation MPENHPSILITGANGFVGARLCRLFIDKGFEVIAGVRKTSDLSQLKDLNVTYRYGDVNSPETLEQMVAGVDYIIHNAGVVKVKRQETFFEVNEKGTLNLFEAISRFNPGVKKVVYISSLAAAGPTDGDKPVTEQDEPHPITVYGRSKLAGERAALSYSDRINVMAVRPPGIYGPGDKEILAFFQTVNNRIKPYIGDTSRKLQLVHVDDLCHGLYLAITSETKTGAVYFVAENRSYAMKELIGLLQAAIGKKCFPLVIPSWLFKTIAFFSEGVLKLFGATPMLTIEKAGELLASWEVSTRRAKEDFGYDSQIPFERGARETYQWYINEGWLK, via the coding sequence ATGCCGGAGAATCATCCAAGCATTCTAATTACCGGGGCAAACGGTTTTGTGGGGGCGCGTTTGTGCCGTCTTTTTATCGACAAGGGATTCGAGGTTATCGCGGGAGTGCGAAAGACATCGGACCTCAGCCAGCTCAAGGACCTCAATGTTACTTATCGCTATGGTGATGTAAATAGTCCCGAGACGCTGGAGCAGATGGTCGCCGGGGTTGACTACATAATTCACAATGCCGGAGTGGTTAAGGTAAAAAGGCAGGAAACCTTTTTCGAGGTGAATGAAAAGGGTACTCTCAATCTGTTTGAGGCGATTAGTCGGTTCAATCCGGGTGTGAAGAAAGTGGTGTATATATCGTCGCTGGCCGCAGCCGGGCCGACCGATGGGGACAAGCCCGTGACCGAGCAGGACGAACCGCATCCGATCACGGTGTACGGGCGGTCCAAACTGGCGGGAGAGCGTGCGGCATTATCGTATTCCGACAGAATCAACGTGATGGCTGTCAGGCCGCCGGGAATTTATGGTCCGGGGGATAAAGAGATACTGGCGTTTTTTCAGACGGTCAACAATCGAATCAAGCCGTACATTGGCGATACCAGTCGCAAGCTGCAGTTGGTGCATGTGGATGATCTATGCCATGGTTTGTATCTGGCGATTACATCGGAAACGAAAACGGGAGCGGTCTATTTCGTTGCCGAGAACCGGTCGTACGCGATGAAGGAACTTATCGGGTTGCTTCAGGCGGCAATCGGCAAGAAGTGTTTTCCGCTGGTGATTCCATCGTGGTTGTTCAAAACGATAGCATTCTTCTCCGAGGGGGTGTTGAAGCTCTTCGGGGCAACACCTATGCTTACGATCGAGAAGGCGGGGGAACTCTTGGCGTCGTGGGAGGTGTCCACCCGCAGGGCGAAAGAAGATTTTGGTTATGATTCGCAGATTCCGTTTGAGCGGGGGGCGCGCGAGACTTATCAATGGTACATTAATGAAGGCTGGCTGAAATGA
- a CDS encoding PTS sugar transporter subunit IIA, translating to MVLTVKDVAKLLGVSEKTVYRWIGQGSLPAYQIHDQYRFNRAELLEWATSKRIPIDPKIFDEPESSGQPMPTLSEALVNGGVTYRVVGSDKWAVLKNVVQMLQLPEEVDREFLYRVLVAREELSSTGVGEGIAIPHVRNPVVLHISKPMISLFYLENPIDFGSIDNKPVHALFMLISPTVRAHLHLISRLAYALHDPDFRNVIQRQGLRDEINAAARSVEEKLTLTSTGH from the coding sequence ATGGTACTTACGGTTAAGGATGTTGCGAAACTGCTTGGGGTATCTGAGAAGACAGTTTATCGCTGGATAGGCCAGGGGAGTTTGCCGGCGTACCAAATTCATGACCAATACAGATTCAATCGTGCTGAACTACTCGAATGGGCAACTTCGAAGAGAATTCCAATTGATCCAAAAATTTTTGATGAACCTGAATCGAGCGGGCAGCCAATGCCGACTTTATCCGAAGCGCTGGTGAACGGCGGTGTGACTTATCGGGTGGTAGGTTCTGACAAGTGGGCGGTGTTGAAGAACGTCGTGCAAATGCTGCAGTTGCCGGAAGAAGTTGACAGGGAATTTCTGTATCGAGTGTTGGTAGCGCGTGAAGAGCTGTCCTCTACTGGAGTGGGGGAAGGGATAGCGATTCCTCACGTGCGGAATCCGGTCGTGCTACACATTTCGAAGCCGATGATCAGCTTGTTCTACCTTGAAAACCCAATCGATTTTGGATCGATTGACAACAAACCGGTTCATGCACTCTTTATGCTTATAAGTCCCACAGTGCGGGCTCACCTTCATCTGATTTCGCGCCTGGCCTACGCGCTTCACGATCCGGATTTCCGCAACGTTATCCAGAGGCAGGGATTGCGCGATGAAATCAACGCCGCGGCGAGGAGCGTTGAAGAGAAGTTAACTCTGACATCGACAGGCCATTGA